CTTGCCGAATAATACAAGGGCTCGATTACCGGTAGCTTGTCTTCCGTGTCATTGATCAACACATTATCGATGTAAGTGCGGATCCGTCTTCCCGACACTTCCAATCTAAATTCATATTCGATGCCGGGCTCCAACGTAAATATGCTTTGGGTCAGGCAGGACGTTCTTGCATTTACGCGGGAACATACCGCCGAATCCTGATTCTGCCAGCCCCCTACATCCCAGAACAACTGATTGTTGTCGTCGCTTTTTCCGAAATAAAGGTTGAAGCCTTTCGGTCCGCTCATTTTAGCAGCTTTGAGCCTCAGCGTATAGTTCTCCCAATCCGTTTCTCCCAGATCCACCGATTTCTTTGCGGTTCCGTGTTCGCGATCTTCCCTCGTATCAGATAGCTCGGCAGAGCCGAAGTCCTTCGTTTCACCAGTATCGTTGTTTACCAGTTTCATATCCCAGAATCGGACGGAGCAAAGGTCGGTATCAAGCGCAAAAGCTCCGTTAATCGGCTTCGCGTTCTCAGATTCCTGTTTTTTCTCCAATCCGCTTGCTTCAATTTTTAACAGTTGATCTCCTTGATGGTGCATAAAGAGCTTCTGCACATAATAGTTTGCGCTGCCGTATACTTCATGGTTGTTGAACCAGATCATGTCCGGTTTCCAATTGATATAATCGACATTGCAGAGCATCGGCGCGTAGCAGGCCAGTCCCACCGCATGCGCGTTTTTCTCCAGGCCGGTCATAAAAGCGGCTTCGACAAGCGCGTTATAGTACGTATTACCCCATGAAGCATACTCGCCTAAAAATACTTTCGGTTCATCTGCTTTGAAATTGTCATAACGGTCATAATGCGCCAGAAACCATTCCGGTGTCTGATAGTAGTGCTCGTCCACAAGATCCGAGCCATTCTCTTTGGCGGATTTCCATCCGCGGTCATACTCGCCGCCGGCCGCAAACGGCCCGCTGGAGTTAATGATTTTGATATCCGGATATTTCTCTTTAATCGCTTTATGGAAATACGCGTAACGTTCAAAGAACGGCTCTCCGACCTCTTCGTTTCCGATGCCGATATACTCGAGGCCAAACGGCTCCGGATGGCCAAGCTCCGCCCGCAGCGCTCCCCATTCGGTCGAAGAGTCGCCGCATGCAAACTCAATCAAATCAAGCGCGTCATCAATCCAGGGCTGCAGCTCACCAAGCGGGACGATTCGTTTATGATGAGGGTCATATCCGCCCGGAAGGATAGGGATCGGCTTGGCGCTGATATCCTCGCAGAACAGAAAGTATTCATAATAACCAAGACCGAGTGTCTGATTGTAGCTCCAGTTATTCCGTCTGGGCGGTCTTTGCTCCAAATCGCCCAACGTGTTTTTCCAGCGGTACATCGAGTTTCTGTCGTCGGGATTGAGTGAACCGTCATGCACCAGGCATCCTCCTGGAAAACGCATAAACTTCGGCTTCAGATCCGCGATCAGCGCCGCAATGTCTTCACGCATACCGTTCGGCCGGCCCAGAAATGTCTTTTCCGGAAAAAGCGACACCATATCGAGATAAAGCTTTCCTTTTCCTTTCGTCACTATGACAAGACGGCTGCTGAAGTCGGTGGCATTCGATGTCAGTGTCATTTCGTATTTGGTCCATTCGGACGATTGTACCGCGATCGTTCCCTCAGCATGAACGGTTCCGTCAATCCCTTCAATCGTTACGACCACGGGTACGTCAAAGCCGGCATCGCGCCTTGCATATATCGAAAACAGATAGTTTTCACCCTGCCTGACGGGAATACCGCTGTTAAAGCCCAGGTTCATAATCCCGACGCCATCGCCCTCCGTTATAATATCGATGGCTGCATAATGCACGTTGCGCGCATTTAAAGGACGGCTCTCTTCTACGGTGATTTCCGCTTTCCCGCCGCCTCGTTCGACTTTTTCCCAGGCTGTCAAGGCATGGTACTCCGCTCGGTCGATCGGGTCGAATTCAAAAGAGCGGTTTTGAACAAGCTCCGCATACAGCCCTCCGTCCGCCGCATGATTCAAATCCTCGAAAAAAATGCCGAACAAGTCGCCTAATTCCGCTCCGCGCTCTTGTGCAGCTATAGTTAACGTCGCTTGTGCTTTCATTGCTTTTTGTCTCCTTTACTTCTTTCTTATTTTTAAATTTTAAGTGCTTGTACATTCAAAAACAATAATTTATAATGGCTAAAAACTTACCTATCGTGCTTTTTGGGGAGAAAATAAATGATACATTTGATTAGCTGCGGATATAATTTTGTCCATCGGGACGGGATCACGATCGATCGTCCGTCAGGGGCGGGGAATTATGCCTTTGTCTTTTTCAGAAGCAATTCGGAGGTTATAGTGGACGGGAGGCTGCTCACTGCGGAAAAAAATTCCTACATTATATTCAGCCCGGCAACCTCCCATCTTTACCGGGAACTTGATAACCCGTTCGTCAACGATTGGTTCCATTGTGAAGGCATTGAAATGATGGAATTTCTACAGGAATTGAATCTTCCGCTCGACACGCTCATCAAGGCTATTGATCCGCTTTTGATTACCAGATACATTCGGGATATGCACAGCATTAACAGGCTGGGAGGCCCGCTGCGCGAGAAGATTATTGATTCCGATATTAGATCGCTGTTCATGAAGCTGAGCAATCTTCTCGAAAGAGCAGTCCTCCCTGATAAAACGAGCCGCTACTTCCGTCAGTTCTCCGAGCTCCGCAATGAACTGTACAGCTCGCCCCAAATACATTTGCCGGTAGAACAGATTGCTTCACGCGTCAATTTGAGCAAGTCTTATTTCCAGCATATCTATAAAGAACTATTCGGCTGCTCTGTGGTTTCCGACATTATCCAAAGCAGACTGGAGTACGCCAAGTATCTTCTGGGAAACAGCTCGTTATCGATAGCTGCCATTGCGAAGATGTGCGGATATGAGAACGACACCCATTTTATGCGGCAGTTTAAAAGGTTCACGGGTATTACGCCGAGCCAATTCAGGTCGCAGCGGTAAATTTGACGGTGGAGCTTCTTCATTGGCATGCTCCTTCCGGCTTTATCTTTCGCCTCTTTTTATCAATTGGATTAAGGAGTGATCATAATGCTCACAGAACGTCCTGCTGTCATTCTGGTTACAGGAATAATGGCAAGTGGAAAATCTACGGTTGCACAGTTACTTTCCGAACGGTTCGAGAAATCCGTGCATTTACGGGGGGATATCTTCCGGAGAATGATCGTTAATAACCGCAAAGAAGTACAGCCAAATGCGGGAAAAGACGAGATGGATCAATTGCGGCTCAGGTATCGACTGGCCGCACAGTGTGCGGATGCCTATTATCAAGCCGGGTTTACCGTTGTAGTTCAGGATGTTGTAATTGGTCCAATGCTAAACGATTTTATTTCTTCCATTCAAAGTCGCCCCTTCTATGTTGTGGTGCTATGTCCGGACTCGTCAGTCGTCGCAAAGAGGGAAGCAGCCCGTTTAAAAAAAGGATATGGTGCTTGGACCGTAGAGGGGTTGGACAATGTGCTGCGAAATGAAACACCCCGAATCGGGATGTGGGTTGACTCATCGGAATTGACACCTGATGAAACCGTAATCGAAATTTTGACGAGATTGCAGGATGAGGCGCTTCTAAGGTAAAAAATTAAACTTTATATCCGGCCCTTCCGCGGATGATGGTTAGAATTCGAATGGCTAAACGGACATTGGAAAAACTAATCTCTTTTTAAGTTTTTTTTAAGCATCCGGTGCTATCTTGAATTCAGGATATCCAGCGGAGAGGTGGGCGATCGGTATGAACCAATTGAGACGCAAAAAATTATATATTTATTTCTGCATAACCGCGGCAGCCTGCCTGTTTGGGACCGCCTTATTCGGGATACGGCCTGCACTCAGCGCTCTCCGGAGTTCAAGCTTCCGGGGCGGCGTTCATTCGCCGGCAGGTTCAAAAGCAGGCTCCGCCCCGACTCAAAAGGCGGCAGGCCCGGGAGATTTCAATCTTCCTCCGGGTACGACACTTTACACGAATAAGGTCGCCGTACTTATGTTCCACGATATTGAAACCAGATCCATCAATAATGACATTATTACGCCTCGGCAGTTTGAGAGCGATCTCGATTACCTCAACAGACAGGGCATGCATTTCATTACGCTGCAGCAGTTCCGAAGCTACATGAAAGGTGGGAGCGTACCGGCGAATGCGGCGCTTATTACGTTTGACGACGGTTATGAAAGCTTCTATAAATATGTCTATCCGATTCTGAAAAAGCATGGGATGGGCGGCGTCTGCTTCGTGATC
This is a stretch of genomic DNA from Paenibacillus sp. sptzw28. It encodes these proteins:
- a CDS encoding AraC family transcriptional regulator, whose amino-acid sequence is MIHLISCGYNFVHRDGITIDRPSGAGNYAFVFFRSNSEVIVDGRLLTAEKNSYIIFSPATSHLYRELDNPFVNDWFHCEGIEMMEFLQELNLPLDTLIKAIDPLLITRYIRDMHSINRLGGPLREKIIDSDIRSLFMKLSNLLERAVLPDKTSRYFRQFSELRNELYSSPQIHLPVEQIASRVNLSKSYFQHIYKELFGCSVVSDIIQSRLEYAKYLLGNSSLSIAAIAKMCGYENDTHFMRQFKRFTGITPSQFRSQR
- a CDS encoding alpha-L-arabinofuranosidase C-terminal domain-containing protein is translated as MKAQATLTIAAQERGAELGDLFGIFFEDLNHAADGGLYAELVQNRSFEFDPIDRAEYHALTAWEKVERGGGKAEITVEESRPLNARNVHYAAIDIITEGDGVGIMNLGFNSGIPVRQGENYLFSIYARRDAGFDVPVVVTIEGIDGTVHAEGTIAVQSSEWTKYEMTLTSNATDFSSRLVIVTKGKGKLYLDMVSLFPEKTFLGRPNGMREDIAALIADLKPKFMRFPGGCLVHDGSLNPDDRNSMYRWKNTLGDLEQRPPRRNNWSYNQTLGLGYYEYFLFCEDISAKPIPILPGGYDPHHKRIVPLGELQPWIDDALDLIEFACGDSSTEWGALRAELGHPEPFGLEYIGIGNEEVGEPFFERYAYFHKAIKEKYPDIKIINSSGPFAAGGEYDRGWKSAKENGSDLVDEHYYQTPEWFLAHYDRYDNFKADEPKVFLGEYASWGNTYYNALVEAAFMTGLEKNAHAVGLACYAPMLCNVDYINWKPDMIWFNNHEVYGSANYYVQKLFMHHQGDQLLKIEASGLEKKQESENAKPINGAFALDTDLCSVRFWDMKLVNNDTGETKDFGSAELSDTREDREHGTAKKSVDLGETDWENYTLRLKAAKMSGPKGFNLYFGKSDDNNQLFWDVGGWQNQDSAVCSRVNARTSCLTQSIFTLEPGIEYEFRLEVSGRRIRTYIDNVLINDTEDKLPVIEPLYYSASFEHSTGDVIVKVVNVQENSVNARVVLEDLQKTSLTVDVFELSGHALDEENSFEAPERVLPKHKNFSAEGCSFSHEFPKHSVTVFRVK
- a CDS encoding AAA family ATPase translates to MLTERPAVILVTGIMASGKSTVAQLLSERFEKSVHLRGDIFRRMIVNNRKEVQPNAGKDEMDQLRLRYRLAAQCADAYYQAGFTVVVQDVVIGPMLNDFISSIQSRPFYVVVLCPDSSVVAKREAARLKKGYGAWTVEGLDNVLRNETPRIGMWVDSSELTPDETVIEILTRLQDEALLR